A genomic stretch from Aedes albopictus strain Foshan chromosome 2, AalbF5, whole genome shotgun sequence includes:
- the LOC109401725 gene encoding pancreatic lipase-related protein 2 isoform X1 gives MMKYWGIFIITGILSLSAADWNFFKCFETERRCPNENVTFWLYTRETESNPTQLSMFAPDTIKQAPFVPNRPLIVLIHGYTGHRDYAPNTSIRPAYLAYDEFNIISLDYNPLVLEPCYYQGVRNLPTVANCTAQLLDFLIAERMFTLDDIHVVGFSLGGQTSGMISNYLRSGKLKRITGLDPAKPLFITAPSQFKLDQTDAEFVQVIHTDVFARGILHPSGHTDFYINGGVEQPGCNAQSMMTTGECNHNRAPEYYAESIATEVGFWGYRCAHWYLYMLGLCMANDDSMVEIMGAHTPNTSRGLYFLSANMNSPYAQGRNFSLKDEYPIPG, from the exons ATGATGAAATACTGGGGAATATTTATAATTACTGGAATTCTTTCACTGAGTGCTGCggattggaatttcttcaaatgttttgAAACGGAGAGAAGATGCCCTAACGAAAACGTTACATTTTGGCTGTATACCAG AGAAACCGAAAGCAACCCAACCCAACTAAGCATGTTCGCACCTGACACGATAAAACAAGCTCCATTCGTACCGAACCGTCCGCTGATCGTACTGATTCATGGCTACACAGGCCACCGCGATTACGCACCTAACACCTCGATTCGGCCCGCCTACCTGGCCTACGACGAGTTCAACATCATTTCCCTGGACTATAATCCGCTGGTACTGGAACCGTGCTACTACCAAGGCGTGCGCAATCTTCCGACGGTGGCAAACTGCACAGCTCAGTTGCTGGATTTCCTGATCGCCGAAAGGATGTTCACACTGGACGACATTCACGTGGTAGGCTTTAGCTTGGGAGGTCAGACTTCCGGCATGATCTCCAATTATCTGCGCTCGGGTAAACTCAAACGAATTACCGGCTTGGATCCAGCGAAACCACTCTTCATCACTGCGCCTAGTCAATTTAAGTTGGATCAGACCGATGCAGAGTTTGTGCAG GTGATCCACACGGATGTTTTTGCGCGCGGAATCCTACATCCCAGTGGGCATACCGATTTCTACATCAACGGAGGTGTAGAACAACCGGGTTGCAACGCTCAATCCATGATGACCACTGGCGAATGCAATCACAACCGCGCCCCGGAGTACTATGCGGAATCCATTGCCACGGAAGTCGGTTTCTGGGGGTACAGATGCGCCCACTGGTATCTGTATATGTTGGGTCTGTGCATGGCCAACGATGACAGCATGGTTGAGATAATGGGAGCACATACGCCGAACAC ATCCCGCGGTCTTTACTTCCTGAGTGCCAACATGAATTCACCGTACGCCCAAGGTAGAAACTTCTCGCTTAAAGACGAATATCCCATTCCAGGGTGA
- the LOC109401725 gene encoding lipase member H-A isoform X2, giving the protein MFAPDTIKQAPFVPNRPLIVLIHGYTGHRDYAPNTSIRPAYLAYDEFNIISLDYNPLVLEPCYYQGVRNLPTVANCTAQLLDFLIAERMFTLDDIHVVGFSLGGQTSGMISNYLRSGKLKRITGLDPAKPLFITAPSQFKLDQTDAEFVQVIHTDVFARGILHPSGHTDFYINGGVEQPGCNAQSMMTTGECNHNRAPEYYAESIATEVGFWGYRCAHWYLYMLGLCMANDDSMVEIMGAHTPNTSRGLYFLSANMNSPYAQGRNFSLKDEYPIPG; this is encoded by the exons ATGTTCGCACCTGACACGATAAAACAAGCTCCATTCGTACCGAACCGTCCGCTGATCGTACTGATTCATGGCTACACAGGCCACCGCGATTACGCACCTAACACCTCGATTCGGCCCGCCTACCTGGCCTACGACGAGTTCAACATCATTTCCCTGGACTATAATCCGCTGGTACTGGAACCGTGCTACTACCAAGGCGTGCGCAATCTTCCGACGGTGGCAAACTGCACAGCTCAGTTGCTGGATTTCCTGATCGCCGAAAGGATGTTCACACTGGACGACATTCACGTGGTAGGCTTTAGCTTGGGAGGTCAGACTTCCGGCATGATCTCCAATTATCTGCGCTCGGGTAAACTCAAACGAATTACCGGCTTGGATCCAGCGAAACCACTCTTCATCACTGCGCCTAGTCAATTTAAGTTGGATCAGACCGATGCAGAGTTTGTGCAG GTGATCCACACGGATGTTTTTGCGCGCGGAATCCTACATCCCAGTGGGCATACCGATTTCTACATCAACGGAGGTGTAGAACAACCGGGTTGCAACGCTCAATCCATGATGACCACTGGCGAATGCAATCACAACCGCGCCCCGGAGTACTATGCGGAATCCATTGCCACGGAAGTCGGTTTCTGGGGGTACAGATGCGCCCACTGGTATCTGTATATGTTGGGTCTGTGCATGGCCAACGATGACAGCATGGTTGAGATAATGGGAGCACATACGCCGAACAC ATCCCGCGGTCTTTACTTCCTGAGTGCCAACATGAATTCACCGTACGCCCAAGGTAGAAACTTCTCGCTTAAAGACGAATATCCCATTCCAGGGTGA